A genomic segment from bacterium BMS3Abin08 encodes:
- the albA_6 gene encoding antilisterial bacteriocin subtilosin biosynthesis protein AlbA encodes MREVDYQDFSLKLHNKASGEKNRIPVNATLELTYRCTNRCVHCFCNLPAGDGEAEKNELTIDEIEGLFDDLQRMGCLWLLITGGDPLVRKDFRDIYLSAKRHGFITSVFTNGVIIDDAIADLFHKYPPFTVEITMYGATAGTYEEVTRVSGSYERYRQGLMRLVDRGVKLKLKTMALTINRHEMHELERIAGELNCHFRFDPLLHKRIDENDYSDPVRYRISPEDVVRLDMEFPERMEAHEEFCERMVGEPVRSDKLITCGAGRSSLHIMPDGTVLPCSMLINRGFPLRLHPLDEIWFSLMPTVLAERRDFHLNCEDCGLRNLCGQCPGWSYIEHGRVDLEVPYLCRIAHKRAESFPFLDEKKQGRIK; translated from the coding sequence ATGAGGGAAGTTGATTATCAGGATTTCAGCCTGAAACTCCACAACAAGGCCTCCGGAGAAAAGAATAGGATCCCTGTAAACGCTACCCTCGAGTTGACCTACCGTTGTACAAACAGGTGTGTCCACTGCTTCTGTAACCTCCCCGCAGGTGACGGGGAGGCGGAGAAAAACGAATTAACCATTGATGAGATCGAGGGGCTTTTTGACGACCTCCAGCGGATGGGCTGTCTCTGGCTCCTGATTACCGGCGGCGATCCCCTTGTCCGTAAAGACTTCAGGGATATTTATCTTTCGGCCAAACGCCATGGGTTTATTACGAGTGTATTTACAAACGGCGTGATCATCGACGACGCTATTGCCGACCTCTTCCATAAATACCCGCCTTTTACCGTTGAGATCACCATGTACGGTGCAACCGCAGGGACCTATGAAGAGGTTACACGTGTAAGCGGCAGTTACGAGAGATACCGGCAGGGGTTGATGCGGCTTGTCGACAGGGGGGTGAAGTTGAAGTTGAAGACCATGGCGCTCACGATCAACCGGCACGAGATGCACGAACTCGAAAGGATCGCCGGAGAACTGAACTGTCATTTCAGGTTTGATCCGCTCCTGCATAAGCGTATCGATGAGAATGATTATTCCGATCCCGTGAGATACAGGATATCACCGGAGGATGTGGTGAGGCTTGATATGGAGTTTCCCGAGAGGATGGAGGCCCACGAGGAGTTCTGTGAGAGGATGGTGGGGGAACCGGTAAGGAGCGATAAACTCATTACCTGTGGAGCTGGCAGGTCTTCACTGCATATAATGCCTGACGGGACCGTACTGCCCTGTTCCATGCTGATTAACAGGGGTTTTCCCTTGAGGTTGCATCCACTGGATGAGATATGGTTTAGTTTGATGCCAACAGTCCTTGCAGAGAGGAGGGATTTTCACTTAAACTGCGAGGACTGCGGACTCCGGAACCTGTGCGGGCAGTGTCCGGGATGGAGCTACATAGAGCACGGGAGGGTTGATCTGGAGGTGCCGTATCTTTGCAGGATCGCACATAAGAGGGCGGAGTCCTTTCCATTTTTAGACGAGAAAAAGCAGGGTCGAATCAAATGA